One Phenylobacterium hankyongense DNA segment encodes these proteins:
- a CDS encoding phosphotransferase family protein, giving the protein MAHPLEPRVAAYLAVRMPQVHDLVVDGLERISGGASRETYRFRARWTEPDGTTRERRLILRRDPPASLIDTERRIEFGAYRAFHGSAVPVPEMLWLEEADGALDHPFFIAEELCGFQASPQALFSGPYDAVLPAVAARKWAILGEIARADPAALGLTSIMETPALDACWRRELDHWVAVLDKDEAEPLPIARAAIRWLRRNPPPPAQKLAVVHGDYRTGNFLYDEAGEIHGVLDWEMAHLGDPLEDLAWGFNPIWSFGRGELAGGLAPQAEAIAIWQEASGLTADPAALHWWTLFNCVKGQAIWVGSARAFIDGGNREPIMVYPAWWLMNAQDRAILKVMGKL; this is encoded by the coding sequence GTGGCCCATCCGCTCGAGCCGCGTGTCGCGGCCTATCTCGCCGTCCGGATGCCGCAGGTCCACGACCTCGTCGTCGACGGCCTGGAGCGGATCTCCGGCGGCGCCAGCCGCGAGACCTACCGCTTCCGCGCCCGCTGGACCGAGCCGGACGGGACGACGCGCGAGCGGCGGCTGATCCTGCGGCGCGATCCGCCGGCCAGCCTGATCGACACCGAGCGGCGCATCGAGTTCGGCGCCTACCGCGCCTTCCACGGCTCGGCCGTGCCGGTGCCGGAGATGCTCTGGCTGGAGGAGGCCGACGGGGCCCTCGACCATCCCTTCTTCATCGCCGAGGAGCTCTGCGGCTTCCAGGCCTCGCCCCAGGCGCTGTTCTCCGGCCCCTATGACGCCGTGCTGCCGGCCGTGGCGGCGCGCAAGTGGGCGATCCTGGGCGAGATCGCCCGCGCCGATCCCGCCGCGCTCGGCCTCACGTCGATCATGGAGACGCCGGCGCTGGACGCCTGCTGGCGGCGCGAGCTCGACCACTGGGTAGCCGTGCTCGACAAGGACGAGGCCGAGCCGCTGCCGATCGCGCGCGCCGCCATCCGCTGGCTGCGGCGCAACCCGCCGCCGCCGGCCCAGAAGCTGGCGGTGGTGCACGGCGACTACCGGACCGGCAACTTCCTCTACGACGAAGCGGGCGAGATCCACGGCGTCCTGGACTGGGAGATGGCCCACCTGGGCGATCCGCTGGAGGACCTCGCCTGGGGCTTCAACCCCATCTGGAGCTTCGGCCGCGGCGAGTTGGCCGGCGGCCTGGCGCCCCAGGCCGAGGCCATCGCGATCTGGCAAGAGGCCAGCGGCCTCACGGCCGATCCGGCGGCCCTGCACTGGTGGACGCTGTTCAACTGCGTCAAGGGCCAGGCGATCTGGGTCGGCTCGGCGCGGGCCTTCATCGACGGCGGCAACCGCGAGCCGATCATGGTCTATCCGGCCTGGTGGCTGATGAACGCCCAGGACCGCGCCATCCTCAAGGTGATGGGGAAGCTATGA
- a CDS encoding type II secretion system F family protein, which produces MTSLQLENLITILGALMVLGAVGGGAWITATELRLRAVRRSRLQVSSGPTAETRPSGGAVAGQLVSAVRRLGQQSAVRDPAKLSVLRNRLMQAGFYNREAPVIYLGIKAAALVVATLGVVLTLPLIIGGKAGLGGLAAAVVLSGVAMLGPEQVLKTRRVSREREYSDGFPDMLDLLVASVEAGLSLDASVTRVTDELARRYPNLTVHLRILVLELRAGRARKDAWTGFADRLGIDDARALATMLRQAEEMGTSLGETLSVFSRDMRSTRMLRAEEKALALSAKLTVPLIMFIFPCLLGALMLPAVARLMHVFGKH; this is translated from the coding sequence ATGACCTCCCTGCAGCTCGAGAACCTGATCACCATCCTCGGCGCCCTCATGGTGCTGGGCGCGGTCGGCGGCGGCGCCTGGATCACCGCCACCGAGTTGCGCCTGCGCGCCGTGCGCCGCAGCCGCCTCCAGGTGAGCTCCGGCCCGACGGCGGAGACGCGGCCGAGCGGCGGCGCCGTGGCCGGCCAGCTGGTGTCGGCGGTCCGCCGGCTGGGCCAGCAGAGCGCGGTGCGCGACCCGGCCAAGCTCTCGGTGCTGCGCAACCGGCTGATGCAGGCCGGCTTCTACAACCGCGAGGCGCCGGTCATCTACCTGGGGATCAAGGCCGCCGCCCTGGTGGTCGCCACCCTCGGCGTCGTCCTCACCCTGCCGCTGATCATCGGCGGCAAGGCGGGCCTGGGCGGGCTGGCCGCCGCGGTGGTGCTGTCGGGGGTCGCCATGCTGGGCCCCGAGCAGGTCCTGAAGACCCGGCGGGTCAGCCGTGAGCGGGAGTATTCCGACGGCTTCCCCGACATGCTCGACCTGCTGGTCGCCTCGGTGGAGGCCGGCCTCAGCCTCGACGCCTCGGTCACCCGCGTCACCGACGAGCTCGCCCGGCGCTATCCGAACCTCACCGTCCACCTGCGGATCCTGGTCTTGGAGCTGCGCGCCGGCCGCGCCCGCAAGGACGCCTGGACCGGCTTCGCCGATCGCCTCGGCATCGACGACGCCCGCGCGCTCGCCACCATGCTGCGCCAGGCGGAGGAGATGGGCACCAGCCTCGGCGAGACCCTCTCGGTCTTCTCCCGCGACATGCGCTCGACGCGGATGCTGCGGGCCGAGGAGAAGGCGCTGGCGCTCTCCGCCAAGCTCACCGTGCCGCTGATCATGTTCATCTTCCCGTGCCTGCTCGGCGCGCTGATGCTGCCGGCGGTCGCCCGGCTGATGCACGTCTTCGGCAAGCACTGA
- a CDS encoding SH3 domain-containing protein, protein MRRPSPIAAVLGVTASLLTASSAFAQYGMDKKGPKNAATPELPQCAQPIGRAAIQEPERRWWTELGLSNPESLIKLFAARSNCLRIVDRNGGLAMRNQEAALGASGDLRRGANVGRGQVAGADFFIVPDIGNSNSNSGGNNIGALAGSFLPGGFGALAGGLRTKKAEAQALITLVDARSTEQLYVAEGVAQKTDISFGGGAGGGGWGGFAAAAGGGYGNTEIGKVITAAYFNAFVDLIGYLQRSAPTGAQASQAAGIQAYSVKQAVVARRAPSPQAPQVRGFQPGDLVYPTGQKNGIWWEVDDENGNRGWVSSAMISPR, encoded by the coding sequence ATGCGCAGACCTTCACCCATTGCCGCCGTCCTGGGCGTGACGGCGTCGCTGCTGACGGCGAGTTCCGCCTTTGCCCAATACGGCATGGACAAGAAGGGGCCGAAGAACGCCGCCACGCCGGAACTGCCGCAATGCGCCCAACCGATCGGCCGCGCGGCCATCCAGGAGCCGGAACGCCGCTGGTGGACCGAGCTCGGCCTGTCCAATCCGGAGTCGCTGATCAAGCTGTTCGCGGCCCGCTCCAACTGCCTGCGGATCGTCGACCGCAACGGCGGCCTGGCGATGCGTAACCAGGAAGCGGCGCTCGGCGCCTCCGGCGACCTGCGCCGGGGCGCGAACGTCGGCCGCGGCCAGGTCGCGGGCGCCGACTTCTTCATCGTGCCGGACATCGGCAACTCGAACTCCAACTCGGGCGGCAACAACATCGGCGCCCTGGCCGGCTCGTTCCTGCCCGGCGGCTTCGGCGCGCTGGCCGGCGGCCTGCGCACCAAGAAGGCCGAAGCCCAGGCGCTGATCACGCTGGTGGACGCCCGCAGCACCGAACAGCTCTATGTGGCCGAGGGCGTGGCGCAGAAGACCGACATCTCCTTCGGCGGCGGCGCGGGCGGCGGCGGCTGGGGCGGCTTCGCGGCGGCGGCCGGCGGCGGCTACGGCAACACCGAGATCGGCAAGGTGATCACCGCGGCCTACTTCAACGCCTTCGTCGACCTGATCGGCTACCTGCAGCGCTCCGCGCCCACCGGCGCGCAGGCCTCGCAGGCCGCCGGCATCCAGGCCTATTCGGTGAAACAGGCGGTGGTCGCGCGTCGCGCGCCGTCGCCGCAGGCGCCGCAGGTCCGCGGCTTCCAGCCCGGCGACCTGGTCTATCCGACCGGCCAGAAGAACGGCATCTGGTGGGAGGTCGACGACGAGAACGGCAACCGCGGCTGGGTGTCGTCGGCGATGATCTCGCCGCGCTGA
- a CDS encoding cytochrome P450: MSVMTAADHRIPRDVANLLGTPGAYADGRIHETYRWLRANEPFGVADIDGVDPFWVATRHADILEISRQNALFHNGDRNPVITSQAADRKVREMMGGSPHLLRTLIHMDEPDHLKYRALTQAWFMPQNLRSMEERIRVIARAAVDRMAASGGRCDFVKDVALQYPLHVIMRILGAPEADEPRMLKLTQEIFGAADPELSRDGGAAKPIEEQAVDFGMITDFFDYFRKFSAGKRENPTDDLGTVIATSLIDGQPISDLEAMSYYIIVATAGHDTTSSSTGGALWALAENPGELAKVKADPSLIPGLVDESIRWTTPVKTFMRTATEDVTFADRDVKKGDWIMLCYASANRDEAVFDDPYSFRVDRKPNKHLAFGYGAHLCLGQHLAKMEMRILWEELLPRLDELELDGVPALSEAVFVNGPKRLPIRFKMH; encoded by the coding sequence ATGAGCGTCATGACCGCTGCGGACCACCGCATACCCCGCGACGTCGCCAACCTGCTCGGCACGCCGGGCGCCTACGCCGACGGCCGCATCCACGAGACCTACCGCTGGCTGCGCGCCAACGAGCCGTTCGGCGTCGCGGACATCGACGGCGTGGATCCCTTCTGGGTCGCCACCCGGCACGCCGACATCCTGGAGATCAGCCGCCAGAACGCCCTGTTCCACAACGGCGACCGCAACCCGGTGATCACCTCCCAGGCCGCCGACCGCAAGGTGCGCGAGATGATGGGCGGCAGCCCGCACCTGCTGCGCACCCTGATCCACATGGACGAGCCGGATCACCTGAAGTACCGCGCCCTGACCCAGGCCTGGTTCATGCCGCAGAACCTGCGCTCGATGGAGGAGCGGATCCGGGTGATCGCCCGCGCCGCGGTCGACCGGATGGCGGCCAGCGGCGGGCGGTGCGACTTCGTCAAGGATGTCGCCCTGCAGTACCCGCTGCACGTGATCATGCGCATCCTCGGCGCGCCGGAGGCCGACGAGCCGCGGATGCTGAAGCTGACGCAGGAGATCTTCGGGGCCGCCGATCCGGAGCTCAGCCGCGACGGCGGCGCCGCCAAGCCGATCGAGGAGCAGGCGGTCGACTTCGGCATGATCACCGATTTCTTCGACTACTTCCGCAAGTTCTCCGCCGGCAAGCGCGAGAATCCCACCGACGACCTGGGCACGGTGATCGCCACCAGCCTGATCGACGGCCAGCCGATCTCCGACCTGGAGGCGATGAGCTACTACATCATCGTCGCCACCGCCGGCCACGACACCACCTCCTCGTCCACCGGCGGGGCGCTGTGGGCGCTGGCCGAGAACCCCGGCGAGTTGGCGAAGGTCAAGGCCGACCCGTCGCTGATCCCCGGCCTGGTGGACGAGTCCATCCGCTGGACCACGCCGGTGAAGACCTTCATGCGCACCGCCACCGAGGACGTGACCTTCGCCGACCGCGACGTGAAGAAGGGCGACTGGATCATGCTCTGCTACGCCTCGGCCAACCGCGACGAGGCGGTGTTCGACGACCCCTACAGCTTCCGGGTCGACCGCAAGCCCAACAAGCACCTGGCGTTCGGCTACGGCGCGCACCTGTGCCTGGGTCAGCACCTGGCGAAGATGGAGATGCGGATCCTCTGGGAGGAGCTGCTGCCGCGCCTGGACGAACTGGAGCTCGACGGCGTCCCGGCGCTCAGCGAGGCGGTGTTCGTCAACGGCCCCAAACGCCTGCCCATCCGTTTCAAGATGCACTGA
- a CDS encoding type II secretion system F family protein translates to MTFDPHVAFLILVFAAVFTAGQAMFGLFTVARQKRQVNKRLKVADKVGGVEALVMELRKQRGLNAAGEKGGRLRWLSDLIVASGLTYEPKKWASMAALAAAAGGVGAAMLLKNPVMAIPGALIVGLGGPVMYLKMAAAKRSKALGAQLPQALEIIVRSLEAGHPVPTAIALVGREMVDPIGTEFGMAADEIAYGATLEQAVERISERCQHPDVDLFAATVRLQERTGGNLTGLLKLNAATVRERHKMRLKIKAASSEGRASAMILTSAPFIALGFITLTSPHFYGDVIGEPVVKIGLGIIGFWMFLGNLVMRRMIDMRL, encoded by the coding sequence ATGACCTTCGATCCGCATGTCGCCTTCCTGATCCTGGTCTTCGCCGCGGTGTTCACCGCCGGCCAGGCGATGTTCGGCCTGTTCACGGTGGCGCGCCAGAAACGCCAGGTGAACAAGCGGCTGAAGGTGGCCGACAAGGTCGGCGGCGTCGAAGCCCTGGTGATGGAGCTGCGCAAGCAGCGCGGCCTCAACGCCGCCGGCGAGAAGGGCGGGCGGCTGCGCTGGCTCTCCGACCTGATCGTCGCCTCGGGCCTGACCTACGAGCCGAAGAAGTGGGCCAGCATGGCCGCGCTCGCCGCGGCGGCCGGCGGGGTCGGAGCGGCGATGCTGCTGAAGAACCCGGTCATGGCCATCCCCGGCGCGCTGATCGTCGGCCTCGGCGGGCCGGTGATGTATCTGAAGATGGCCGCCGCCAAGCGGTCCAAGGCGCTGGGCGCGCAACTGCCGCAGGCGCTGGAGATCATCGTCCGCAGCCTCGAGGCCGGCCACCCGGTCCCCACCGCCATCGCCCTGGTCGGCCGCGAGATGGTCGATCCGATCGGCACGGAGTTCGGCATGGCCGCCGACGAGATCGCCTATGGCGCCACCCTGGAGCAGGCCGTCGAGCGGATCTCCGAGCGCTGCCAGCATCCCGACGTCGACCTGTTCGCGGCCACGGTGCGGCTGCAGGAGCGGACCGGCGGCAACCTCACCGGCCTCCTGAAGCTGAACGCCGCCACGGTGCGCGAGCGGCACAAGATGCGCCTGAAGATCAAGGCCGCCTCCTCGGAGGGCCGCGCCTCGGCGATGATCCTCACCTCTGCGCCGTTCATCGCGCTGGGCTTCATCACCCTCACCTCACCCCACTTCTACGGCGACGTCATCGGCGAGCCGGTGGTGAAGATCGGCCTGGGGATCATCGGGTTCTGGATGTTCCTCGGCAACCTGGTCATGCGGCGCATGATCGACATGCGGCTGTGA